One Mycolicibacterium pulveris genomic region harbors:
- a CDS encoding PQQ-dependent sugar dehydrogenase, with amino-acid sequence MLVAACGYNTESRGQPSGAEPRDVAANLDVPWGIAFLPDGGALIAERNTGAIKHMAVSGTVNPVGTVEGVAARGEGGLLGLVTAGDSVFAYLTTAQDNRVVRMGFDGTALSAPTPVFTGIPAGSIHNGGRIALGPDGKLYVATGERGDPDLAQDPASLGGKILRINLDGSVPPDNPDPGSPVWSLGHRNIQGLAWDGAGRMWATEYGANRLDELNLIEPGGNYGWPMVEGRAGVDGLIDPAIQWGVDEASPSGLAFYGGALWVAALRGQRLFRIPVGGDGALGNPEALFVGRFGRLRTVVAAPDGALWFTTSNRDGRGSPRDGDDRILQYRP; translated from the coding sequence ATGTTGGTGGCCGCATGCGGATACAACACCGAATCCCGCGGTCAGCCCAGCGGCGCGGAACCGCGGGACGTCGCCGCCAACCTCGACGTGCCGTGGGGCATCGCGTTTCTGCCCGACGGCGGCGCGTTGATCGCCGAACGCAACACCGGCGCGATCAAACACATGGCGGTCTCGGGAACGGTCAACCCGGTCGGCACCGTGGAGGGTGTCGCGGCCCGTGGGGAGGGCGGCCTGCTCGGCCTGGTCACCGCCGGGGACTCCGTGTTCGCCTACCTCACCACCGCCCAGGACAACAGGGTGGTCCGGATGGGTTTCGACGGCACCGCGCTGTCGGCGCCGACGCCGGTCTTCACCGGCATCCCGGCCGGCTCCATCCACAACGGCGGGCGCATCGCGCTGGGCCCCGACGGCAAGCTCTACGTGGCCACCGGTGAGCGCGGCGATCCCGACCTGGCGCAGGACCCGGCGTCGCTGGGCGGCAAGATCCTGCGCATCAACCTCGACGGCTCGGTGCCGCCGGACAACCCGGACCCCGGATCGCCGGTCTGGTCGTTGGGCCACCGCAACATTCAGGGCCTGGCATGGGACGGCGCCGGGCGGATGTGGGCCACCGAATACGGGGCGAACCGGCTCGACGAGCTCAACCTGATCGAACCGGGCGGCAACTACGGCTGGCCGATGGTCGAGGGCCGCGCCGGCGTCGACGGCCTGATCGACCCGGCGATCCAGTGGGGCGTCGACGAGGCGTCACCGTCGGGGCTGGCGTTCTACGGCGGCGCGTTGTGGGTCGCGGCGCTGCGCGGTCAGCGGCTGTTCCGGATCCCGGTCGGCGGCGACGGCGCGTTGGGTAATCCGGAGGCGCTGTTCGTGGGGCGGTTCGGGCGGCTGCGGACGGTGGTCGCGGCGCCCGACGGCGCGTTGTGGTTCACCACCAGCAACCGCGACGGGCGCGGGAGCCCGCGCGACGGCGACGACCGGATTCTGCAGTACCGGCCCTGA
- a CDS encoding FAD-binding domain — MKVAISGAGVAGAAIAHWLQRTGHTPTLIEQAPAFRTGGYMIDFWGVGYRTARRMGIEPAIRDAGYEVQSVRSVGADGKTKSELKIENLRAMVGDDVISLPRGDLAAAIYDTIDGKVDALFGDSIATLDEHPDGVRLTFEHAEPQEFDLVIGADGLHSNVRRLVFGPEQDYEHYLGCKVAACVVDGYRPRDELVYLTYNVPGKQVGRVALRGDRTLFLFVWRAEHDDAGLSPKQQLHNGFDDAGWECAQILAAVDGVDDLYFDVVSQIRMDRWSQGRVMLIGDAAGCISLLGGEGTGLAITEAYVLAGELQRAGGDHRRAFAAYEAQLRPFIAEKQAGAKRLIGFFATKTRFGLWFRNIAIRSMAFPPLARMLAGSAADDFDLPDYAM; from the coding sequence ATGAAGGTGGCCATCAGCGGCGCCGGCGTGGCCGGCGCGGCCATCGCACACTGGCTGCAGCGCACCGGCCACACCCCGACGCTCATCGAGCAGGCACCGGCGTTCCGCACCGGCGGCTACATGATCGACTTCTGGGGCGTCGGCTACCGGACCGCGCGGCGCATGGGCATCGAACCGGCTATCCGCGACGCCGGTTATGAAGTGCAGTCGGTGCGCTCCGTCGGCGCCGACGGCAAGACCAAGTCCGAGCTGAAAATCGAGAACCTCCGTGCGATGGTCGGCGACGACGTGATCAGCCTGCCCCGGGGCGACCTCGCGGCGGCCATCTACGACACCATCGACGGCAAGGTCGACGCCCTCTTCGGCGACAGCATCGCCACGCTCGACGAGCATCCCGACGGGGTGCGGCTCACCTTCGAGCACGCCGAGCCGCAGGAGTTCGACCTCGTCATCGGCGCCGACGGACTGCACTCCAACGTGCGACGGCTGGTCTTCGGCCCCGAACAGGACTACGAGCACTACCTGGGCTGCAAGGTCGCCGCGTGCGTGGTCGACGGCTACCGTCCGCGCGACGAACTGGTCTACCTCACCTACAACGTCCCCGGTAAGCAGGTCGGCCGCGTCGCGCTGCGCGGGGACCGCACCCTGTTCCTGTTCGTCTGGCGCGCCGAGCACGACGACGCCGGGCTGTCCCCGAAACAGCAGTTGCACAACGGGTTCGACGACGCCGGCTGGGAATGCGCGCAGATCCTCGCCGCGGTGGACGGCGTCGACGACCTCTACTTCGACGTGGTCAGCCAGATCCGGATGGACCGATGGTCACAGGGCCGGGTGATGCTGATCGGCGACGCGGCCGGCTGCATATCGCTGCTCGGCGGCGAAGGCACCGGGCTGGCGATCACCGAGGCCTACGTGCTCGCCGGAGAACTGCAGCGTGCCGGCGGCGACCACCGCCGCGCCTTCGCCGCCTATGAGGCGCAGCTGCGCCCGTTCATCGCGGAAAAGCAGGCCGGCGCCAAACGGCTGATCGGCTTCTTCGCCACCAAGACCCGCTTCGGGCTGTGGTTTCGCAACATCGCCATCCGCAGCATGGCCTTCCCGCCGCTGGCCAGGATGTTGGCCGGTAGCGCCGCCGACGATTTCGACCTGCCCGACTACGCCATGTAG